A window of Chitinivibrionales bacterium genomic DNA:
ACTACCGTTCAGCGTCATGTTACCGGGTTCGATCCGGATCCCGGCACGATAGAGCTGTCGATTGTGGATGTGGAAAAGCTTCAGGACCAGGCTGATGCTGCCGCCCGGACTCTGAAACAGCGCCACCGGGGCGTTGAAGATTTTGAATACCGGGGCGCGGAATGGCTCGAAAATATCACCAAAATGCTTGGTAATGCCGCCGTGCTCATGGGGGTCGTATCAGTCATCTCTCTTCTGGTCGGCGGATTGAGTATCATGAATGTAATGCTGTCGAGTATATCCGAGCGCATTCGGGAAATCGGGATCCGAAAGGCCCTGGGAGCAAAGACAGTCCAGATATTCATCCAGTTCATTGCCGAATCGGTAACACTCAGCGCCCTGGGCGGCGCAGTGGGCATAACAATCGGCCTGGTCCCGTTACTGCCCGGTATCAGCGATGCGATCAAACAGGGATCGGACGGCGCTATCGAACCGACAATCCTTCCTCACTATCTTGCAGGGGTGGCAATAATCATCGTTGCAGTCGGTATCCTCTTCGGGCTCTATCCGGCAGTGAAAGCCTCGAAAATGAATCCTATCGAAGCACTGCGGTATGAATGATAGTATAATTCCTTCCCGGGCATGGAGGTGCAGCCTGGGCGATAAATCATATATTCCAAATCATAAACAGTGGCGAAGGGGGGGGCGTGTCCTTTTGTTTTCTTCAGGCGCTCGAGCGTTGTTTCTTTCGTACCCTCCTTCTCAGTAGCACGATAACGCAACGGCATGATATTTCCCCCGGGTTCGGAGAACCGATATGCCTGTAGTGTTCATTTTTCCACAATCTCAGCTTTTGCCCGCAGTTCATCCAGAAATGCATAGAGTGCTTTCTGTTTGGATTCCTTGTGTAATTCGCGGGCAATATGGTCGCTTACTTTCTCAAGGGGAATGGGCCCCGGGGGGACATGGTCGTATTTTTTGGCGATATGATAGCCGAATTCGGTCCAGAAAATATCACTGACGTCGTTGATTTCCATATCATCGAACACGACATTTTCAAATCCCTGTACCATGTGGCCCCTGGGGAAATAGCCCAGATCGCCGCCGTTGTCGGCACAATCGGAATGTTCGCCCGCAATTTCTTCAAAGGGGCGTCCTTTCTGAAGTTCGCCTTTGATTTTCCGCATTTCTTTATAGGCCTTCTTTTTTTCGTCATTGCTTTTGCAGTGTTTGACTATATGTGCTGCCCGGACACGCTCGGGGGCCGTGAAATCGGATTCCTTGTTTTTTTCATAGTATGCTTCAATTTCTTCCCGGGTCGGCGCAGAGGGCGCATCGGTGATCTGCTTGAGGAATGCCTCGGTTTTGAGCTGTAATTCAATATCGCGTTTGACGGCAAGGTCGGTTGTTGCGCCTGAACGCTGAAGAAGGTTTTGCTCGCCGCCAACCTGTCGAACGAGCCGGGTATACCGTTCGAGAATCTCCTTGCCGGGAATGTCGATAGACGATTGGGCTGCCGCCTGTCGAAGCAGTACCTGTTCGATAATATTCTCCTTTGACCACTCCATGAGCTGTTTGGTGCGCTCCTCTTCGGATTGGTTTGGGAATTGGCGGTCATAGGACGGCTTGAGACGGTTAAACTCCTTTTGAATCAGGCTATCGTCGACATTTTCACCGTTGATCGTGAGCATATCCTGAATTTCCTTTATCGTTGATGGTTTTCTGCTTTTTTGCGAATGATATTATCATGTAATATAATGCTTGAACTCGAATTATTTCTAAAGATTAGCCTCAATTATACCTATTTACAATGAGTTTGTCTGTTGAGGGTGGATAAAGGCTATGGAAAAACAGCGGCACGGGATTGGCTGAAGGATTTTGCGCGTCGGTTGAGGAAGAGGCTTTCCGGAGGGGCCGACTCATCGATGCTGCCTTGAGGCTAAAAATTCCCTGAACAGCAGAATGGTCAATTAATTTTGTTTGAAATGGAAATATTTTACCAAATCGTTTTTGTTTGGTCCGCGCGGTACCGGCAAGTCGACCTGGTTGAAAGAGATATATCCGCATGCCGCTTTTAATGTGGATGCAGGATGTTTTTGCGATGATCTCCTGAATTGTGCTTTGGCACTTTTGAATTCTAACGGTCGGGTTCTATACCCTTGCGATCAAGGTGAGGGAGACGGTGGTGCATAGATGGGATTATCTCATCTTCTGGTTTCTTGAGAGTGTTTCTCTTTGTTGCTAAAAAGAATATCAAATAGAAATGTAGTTAAGCAATTTTGCACCTGCTTGCCGATCAAGTTATATGATCTCAAGTGGCTTTTTCCCGGAAGATTTGCCGGGTTTGCTGTCAAAAAGGCGGGTTTTATTTAAATATCCCCTCTCATGCAGAGCAGCGAGAGGGGATAGGGATTGGCGCCATATCGAAACGATTATTCAACAACGAATTTTCTAATTGAGGATAATCCCGCTGTACGGCGAATATGAGCATAATAGATTCCCGTAGAAAACTTTTTCAAATGTTTGTCGATAGACGCATTACTTACCGATGTGTTCCTGGAGGTAAAGACGCATCTGCCGGAAGGATCGAAAATCCTGACAGCTCCATTTTCTGCAAAATTCATATGATTATGGCCAATGCTGATGTTGCTGCCGGTGGCGGCGTCCACGTCGCAGAGTTTATAGGCGTCGATGATATAATATTTTAATTTGCTGCCGCCTCGCCCGGTGAACAACAGGTGGACTTTGCTACCGTCACGGGATTGAAAGATCGTAGGACCAGCGTTCTCTTCATATTTAGGCATGTTCCAGGGGATTAAATTGAGTTCGAGTACTCGTGTCCAGGAGTTGCCTGCCGGATCGGTGGAGAGGTAAACGTCGAGTCTGCCTCTGCGGACGCCATGTTTTGATCCGCAGATAAGGTGATAGCCATTCAGCGGATGATTCGGATTGTCGGGTGAAAGGCTTATCGAGCTGATACCGTTTGAAATATCGACACTCAATTGGGTCCAGTTCTGGTCCCACGTGTCACCCCCGTTGCTTGATGTAATAAAATATGGCCGGTTTGCGCGATTGCGTGCATAAAAAATCAGTCCCTGATAATCGGATGACGTAATAAGCCAGGAGCCATGGACCAGATCGAGATTGGAGTTGCCGGATACATCCATTGCTTCCCAGGGAGTTCCGCCGTTGCGTTCAACACAATGCGTAAAGCGGTAGAAATTCTCAAATCACAGCAAATTCTTGCCGGTTTTCGCGGGCAGTGCAGCAGGATATTGCCGAAGGCCGGTAAACGATGCGAAGAGCTGCTTTCATCACTTGATTGCTGGCACAACATTCATGAAGGCACGTATGCCTGGCAACGCCTTCAGAAAACTATCGAAAAGGATATTGCCGGTGGTGTATTCAGCGCAACGCATGCGTTGCCGTCAGTGCAGCAGCTCCAGAATCGGTATCCGGCCAATTATCGCACGATCATGAAAGCGTTATCGGGACTTTGCGCAAATGGCTTTCTTATCCGTGAAGGAAAAGTGTTTCGAGTTGCTTTTTCTGTTATGCAGCGGGGATTTTCGGTGGTTCAATGTTTTGTGTACGGTAATGATCCCGGGATTGTAAACCTTTCGGGACTCAATGGAGATTTTTTGCGGCAATGCGCGCAGGTTGCGCATGAACGCAATATCAACCTTGATGTGATTACCTATACCAGGACCGAAAATGGTCTGGTTTTCAGCAGTCTTCGTAACGGCGATATCCATTTGCACGGCAGCGACAATGTACTGGGATACATTGCAATTAACCGGGGACCCAGAGATAATTCCCGCATGCTGGCAGACATGCTGTTCAGCACAAAAAAACCTGTCGCTCTCTATGATGCTGCCGGAGAATGGGAGCGCCGGTTTATCCGGAATATTCCTCAAGCTAAGATTTTTCAGATCGCAACATCTGCAGGGCCTGGAAGAGATGTCGGGCACTATCTTGCCGATCTTGGGCATCGACATGTCGCGTTTATTTCGCCCTATCATGATTCGTTGTGGGCACAGAACCGCTATCGGGGATTGCAGGAAGCATTGCGAGCTGCAGCCCCATCAAGCTGGACACTGCTAATCGCCGGTGATTTGCCTCCTGAAAATATCGGCCTGATAACAGTCGCTCGGGAGATTGCTGATTTCGATGAACCCCGCCGTTTTTTCAACACCTGGAGCAGTGCGAGCAGGCCGATTTCAATCGCACATAATGCCGGTAATCTAACGATTAATCTTCATGAAATTGTCCAGTCAAAAATATTCATTACATCGATAAACGGCCGAATTCTTATACAGAAAGATTTTTCACAACAGGAAGTTCTGGTACCGCTTAATTCGATTGCTTCGGGATTGTATCTGCTGAATATCATTAGCAACTCCTCACAAATGACACGTAGTTTGATTATTCCTTAAGGATCTGTTCTTGTATTCTTGCGGTGCAGAGAGCTTTTCTCTGCACCGCTTCACAATCATTTGTTGTCCAGGTAAAAAATGTATCTACACCATATTATTTCCAGCACAAAAAGAGGTTTACTATTCCTATATTGCGGCATAAACCTTCTTTTCGCTGCACCGAACGTCCGTATTACCAATATCGCTGATATCGAGCAATTTTTTAACACCCAAATGGTAAAAGTAGCTTTTACCGGTAATGATCACATGCTTTACTATGTAGATTTTTCCATGCAGGCTCCTGTTGTAACACCGATTTCAAATGCTCCGGAATGCTCGAATCTTGCCATGTCGCCGGATGGCAACTGGATCGCTTTTCAAACTGGATCAGTGACCGATGGGAGCAGTGATGAGTCGAGTACTGCATGGATTGTGGAAATCCGGGAGGACGCTGTGCCGATTCAGGTTTCTGAGACCGGTTTGGGATGGACCCCGCGGTTTTTGCAGGGGGCGGATACTCCCACGGTGGTATGGGCTTCATGCGGATCTCATC
This region includes:
- a CDS encoding T9SS type A sorting domain-containing protein, translated to MDVSGNSNLDLVHGSWLITSSDYQGLIFYARNRANRPYFITSSNGGDTWDQNWTQLSVDISNGISSISLSPDNPNHPLNGYHLICGSKHGVRRGRLDVYLSTDPAGNSWTRVLELNLIPWNMPKYEENAGPTIFQSRDGSKVHLLFTGRGGSKLKYYIIDAYKLCDVDAATGSNISIGHNHMNFAENGAVRIFDPSGRCVFTSRNTSVSNASIDKHLKKFSTGIYYAHIRRTAGLSSIRKFVVE
- a CDS encoding T9SS type A sorting domain-containing protein → MDQIEIGVAGYIHCFPGSSAVAFNTMRKAVEILKSQQILAGFRGQCSRILPKAGKRCEELLSSLDCWHNIHEGTYAWQRLQKTIEKDIAGGVFSATHALPSVQQLQNRYPANYRTIMKALSGLCANGFLIREGKVFRVAFSVMQRGFSVVQCFVYGNDPGIVNLSGLNGDFLRQCAQVAHERNINLDVITYTRTENGLVFSSLRNGDIHLHGSDNVLGYIAINRGPRDNSRMLADMLFSTKKPVALYDAAGEWERRFIRNIPQAKIFQIATSAGPGRDVGHYLADLGHRHVAFISPYHDSLWAQNRYRGLQEALRAAAPSSWTLLIAGDLPPENIGLITVAREIADFDEPRRFFNTWSSASRPISIAHNAGNLTINLHEIVQSKIFITSINGRILIQKDFSQQEVLVPLNSIASGLYLLNIISNSSQMTRSLIIP